In the Geoalkalibacter sp. genome, one interval contains:
- a CDS encoding C39 family peptidase, producing MKSVPFLILASLLSLLIAALGSHLTAAWGAPVDIRLGNATVSREVKSLRDLKYANIVRQTKDFSCGAASLATILSHYFGMPTSEEEILETLFRKADRATIKRVREQGISLLDLKLYAESRGLVGKGLRMEPARLDTLDRPAIVLINLHGYSHFVVIRGVEGGKVYLADPARGHWFRTLEEFGQLWNGILLAFMRGDGERVTAHDLEIKPFWSRGLTELLPADLLSLQFVRGANEF from the coding sequence ATGAAGTCCGTGCCGTTCCTCATCTTGGCGAGTCTGCTCAGCCTGCTCATCGCAGCGCTCGGTTCACACTTGACCGCGGCCTGGGGGGCGCCGGTGGACATCCGCCTCGGCAACGCCACGGTCAGCCGCGAAGTCAAATCGCTGCGCGATCTCAAATACGCCAACATCGTGCGCCAGACCAAGGATTTCAGCTGCGGCGCGGCCTCCCTGGCCACGATCCTGTCTCATTATTTCGGCATGCCGACCAGCGAGGAGGAAATTCTCGAAACCCTTTTCCGCAAGGCCGATCGCGCGACCATCAAGCGGGTCCGGGAGCAGGGCATTTCCTTGCTGGATCTGAAGCTTTATGCCGAATCCCGCGGACTGGTGGGCAAGGGCTTGCGCATGGAACCGGCGCGGCTCGACACCCTCGACCGGCCGGCCATCGTGCTCATCAACCTGCACGGCTACAGCCATTTCGTCGTCATCCGCGGGGTCGAGGGGGGCAAGGTCTACCTGGCGGATCCGGCACGCGGGCACTGGTTTCGGACGCTGGAGGAATTCGGACAACTGTGGAACGGCATTCTGCTCGCCTTCATGCGCGGCGACGGCGAGCGCGTCACCGCGCACGATCTGGAAATCAAGCCTTTCTGGTCGCGCGGCCTGACCGAGCTGCTGCCGGCGGATCTGCTCAGCTTGCAATTTGTGCGCGGCGCCAACGAGTTCTGA
- a CDS encoding beta strand repeat-containing protein: MRKHLLALLSILALVAALSLPAFAQDPENIAHDNADSAIAQDNASAENTQIDVAVTDSLNGNDLSNNSVNTADSNNTTDNSANAADSFNTTDNSDNSLNTADSFNATDNSDNSANAADSFNTTDNSDNSLNTADSFNTTDNSVNTTDSNNTTDNSLNTADSFNTTDNSDNSLNTADSFNTTDNSDNSANATDSFNATDNSDNSNTTTASDNAGNSGLIVSDSGNGNDLSDNSVNTADSNNTTNTDNSVSQSDFNNDNSVNTDDNSVNTNTTVDVQVSDVPVTVDNDGSNIAQYGSTANANSNNDNSDNSVNDSNNVVDSNKDFSNNSVNTSDSNNDNSDNSDNSVNTADSNNDNSVNTADSNNDNSNNSVNNSNNDNSVSTADSNNDNSDNSTDNSNNNNSVVEATLSQVAAMTDSAMTFTAATGGDGDNALSIVNSIQLDNTANGFAGINSMNMSSGYFNNAASQTTFGFTLSGTGSLASP, encoded by the coding sequence ATGAGGAAACATCTGCTTGCCCTTTTGTCCATCCTGGCGCTCGTCGCCGCGCTGAGTCTGCCGGCATTTGCGCAAGATCCCGAAAACATCGCCCACGATAATGCCGACTCGGCCATCGCTCAGGACAATGCATCCGCGGAAAACACGCAAATCGACGTGGCCGTGACCGATTCCCTCAACGGCAACGATTTGAGCAACAATTCCGTCAACACCGCCGATTCCAACAACACGACCGACAACAGCGCCAATGCCGCTGATTCCTTCAACACAACCGACAACAGCGACAACAGCCTCAATACCGCCGATTCCTTCAACGCCACCGACAACAGCGACAACAGCGCCAACGCCGCGGATTCCTTCAACACGACCGACAACAGCGACAACAGCCTCAATACCGCCGATTCCTTCAACACGACCGACAACAGCGTGAACACCACCGACTCCAACAACACGACCGACAACAGCCTCAACACTGCGGATTCCTTCAACACGACCGACAACAGCGACAACAGCCTCAACACCGCGGATTCCTTCAACACGACCGACAACAGCGACAACAGCGCCAACGCCACCGATTCTTTCAACGCCACGGATAACAGCGACAACAGCAACACAACCACCGCATCCGACAACGCTGGAAATAGCGGGCTGATCGTGTCCGACTCCGGTAACGGCAATGACCTTAGCGACAACAGCGTCAATACCGCGGATTCCAACAACACGACCAATACCGACAACAGCGTCAGCCAAAGCGATTTCAACAACGACAACAGCGTCAACACGGACGATAACAGTGTCAACACCAACACGACCGTCGATGTTCAGGTGAGCGACGTGCCCGTGACCGTCGACAATGACGGCTCCAACATTGCCCAGTACGGCAGCACGGCCAACGCCAATTCGAACAATGACAACAGCGACAACAGCGTCAACGACTCTAACAACGTCGTCGATTCCAACAAAGATTTCAGCAACAACAGCGTCAATACTTCTGATTCCAACAACGACAACAGCGACAACAGCGACAACAGCGTGAACACTGCCGACTCCAACAACGACAACAGCGTCAACACCGCCGATTCCAACAACGACAACAGCAACAACAGCGTCAACAATTCCAACAACGACAACAGCGTCAGCACCGCCGATTCCAACAACGACAACAGCGACAACAGCACCGACAATTCCAACAACAACAATTCCGTGGTCGAAGCAACCCTGAGCCAGGTGGCCGCCATGACCGACTCGGCCATGACCTTCACGGCCGCCACGGGCGGCGACGGCGACAACGCGCTCAGCATCGTCAACAGCATTCAGCTCGACAACACCGCCAACGGCTTTGCCGGCATCAACAGCATGAACATGAGCAGCGGCTACTTCAACAACGCCGCCAGCCAGACCACCTTCGGCTTCACGCTCAGCGGCACCGGCAGTCTCGCCAGTCCGTAA
- a CDS encoding metallophosphoesterase family protein — protein MTARLSKRGRLLAVGDIHGCLEQLRSLMARVAPTPNDQVVFLGDYVDRGPDSRGVLDFLCDFARRFPRSVFLKGNHEAMFLDFLHGRDRLSFLANGGQATLESYGGAEIPDDHLRFLDNLQLYHETPAFIFVHAGMRPGLPPSQQSEEDLLWIRNEFLNSGYSWGKTLVFGHTPQKNGPLLLKERMGLDTGAVYGRTLTCCDVETGRCWSVPAAEPKRKRFLLF, from the coding sequence ATGACGGCGAGACTGAGCAAACGCGGCCGCCTGCTGGCGGTGGGAGACATTCACGGCTGCCTGGAGCAGTTGCGCTCGCTCATGGCGCGCGTCGCACCGACGCCCAACGATCAGGTGGTGTTTCTCGGCGACTACGTCGATCGAGGCCCCGACTCGCGGGGCGTGCTGGACTTTCTCTGTGATTTCGCCCGGCGCTTTCCGCGCAGTGTTTTTCTCAAGGGCAACCACGAGGCGATGTTCCTCGATTTTCTCCACGGCCGCGACCGTCTGAGCTTTCTGGCCAACGGCGGCCAGGCCACCCTGGAGAGTTACGGCGGCGCCGAGATCCCCGACGACCATCTGCGTTTTCTCGACAACCTTCAGCTGTATCACGAAACCCCTGCGTTCATCTTCGTGCACGCCGGGATGCGACCCGGCCTGCCGCCCTCCCAGCAGAGCGAGGAAGATCTGCTGTGGATTCGCAACGAATTTCTCAACAGCGGCTACAGCTGGGGCAAGACCCTGGTGTTCGGCCACACGCCGCAGAAAAACGGGCCCTTGCTCCTCAAGGAACGCATGGGTCTCGATACGGGCGCCGTCTATGGTCGCACCCTGACCTGCTGCGACGTGGAAACCGGCCGCTGCTGGTCGGTTCCCGCCGCCGAACCCAAGCGTAAAAGGTTTTTATTGTTCTGA
- a CDS encoding transporter, with translation MRGVIGWIGVVVCLHLTLLPVWAQTEGGVSETSLIADTGGSWAGRRSLIVEPGLQYTHNSSNRIDLTGLTLPGLVIGLIQVEKVRRDILTPSIAMRFGVSDFFQVNLKVPYLFRSDKFSLTPADQGIASRQETVEDHALGDIEGGILLHLLKADATRPQIIGGLKVKSRTGRDPYGLPTMPATPGKRVPTELPTGTGHWGIEPYLTLIKVSDPAVLFANLGYFYHMERSIDGLGKVDPSDSINLSFGVGFALNDKLALSSAYEQKIYTRAKVDGNRIAETDPVVGTLLLGATYAVSERTALNLTVGVGVTEDSPDVQVSINLPIRFSF, from the coding sequence ATGCGCGGCGTGATCGGTTGGATCGGGGTGGTCGTCTGTCTGCACCTGACCTTGTTGCCCGTCTGGGCCCAGACCGAGGGTGGCGTTTCGGAAACCAGCCTCATCGCCGACACTGGCGGTTCCTGGGCGGGGCGCAGAAGCCTGATCGTCGAACCCGGCCTGCAATACACCCACAACTCCTCCAACCGCATCGACCTGACCGGCCTCACCCTGCCGGGCCTGGTCATTGGGCTGATCCAGGTCGAAAAGGTCCGACGCGACATCCTCACCCCGTCCATCGCCATGCGCTTCGGCGTCAGCGATTTCTTCCAGGTCAACCTCAAGGTGCCCTACCTGTTCCGCAGCGACAAATTCTCCCTCACTCCCGCCGACCAGGGCATTGCGAGCCGTCAGGAAACCGTGGAAGACCACGCCCTGGGCGACATTGAGGGCGGCATTCTGTTGCATCTGCTCAAAGCCGATGCCACTCGGCCCCAAATCATCGGCGGCCTCAAGGTCAAATCGCGCACCGGCCGCGATCCCTACGGCCTGCCCACCATGCCGGCCACGCCCGGCAAACGGGTCCCCACGGAACTGCCCACGGGCACCGGCCACTGGGGGATCGAGCCCTACCTGACCCTGATCAAGGTCAGCGATCCGGCGGTGCTGTTCGCCAATCTCGGCTATTTCTATCACATGGAACGCAGCATCGACGGTCTCGGCAAAGTCGACCCGAGCGACAGCATCAACCTGAGCTTCGGCGTCGGTTTTGCCCTCAACGACAAGCTCGCCCTGAGCAGCGCCTACGAGCAGAAAATCTATACCCGCGCCAAGGTGGACGGCAACCGGATCGCGGAAACCGATCCGGTGGTGGGCACCCTGCTGCTGGGCGCCACCTATGCCGTTTCCGAACGCACGGCGCTCAACCTCACGGTGGGCGTCGGCGTCACCGAGGATTCCCCCGATGTCCAGGTGAGCATCAACCTGCCCATCCGCTTCAGCTTTTAA